One Pirellulales bacterium genomic window, CCGATGTCGAATTGGTGCGTATGGCCGGCGGAGCCGAATCGGTCGCCAAGCGTGCTCGCGAACTGGTCGAGCAAGGCAAGCACGTGCAGGCCCTGCGACTGGCGGGCACGGCGCTCGCCGCCGAGCCGGGCAATTCCTCAGCTGCGCAGGCTCGCGCCGCGGCGCTCAAGGCATTGTTGGCCAAGTGCCGCAACTCGAACGAGCGGGGCTGGCTGGCCAACGGCCTGCGACGCGTCGAGAAATCGGCCGCCCCGCCGGCCGGTGCGACTTCGGGCGGACGCTAGGCGGCGTTCGCCACACTTCGAGTCGCATCAACAAAGGGGCTTACCATGGCGATCGCCCGCAACCGGGGACCGTGGACCTATCGAGCGCTGGTGTGGGGCTTCACGGTTGCTCTGGGGCTGCTGTGCTTTTGGCTCATTGGATTCGCCTTAAAGGACGTCGGTGACTGGCCGGGCCCTGACTACGGCGAGCTCGAGCGGAGAATGCTCGATCCGCAGCTTCTCACGGAATCCGATCAACTTACGGATCAGATCGGCGATATGGCGCGTGATATCGAACGTGACAAGAGCCGCCAGCAAGTCTTGCAGAATAGCACGCAAGAAGCGCAACGGACGATGGGCCAGTTACTCGACTTTCAGCGACTGGCCATCGAGAAAGGGGTCAATCCTACGGCTGAGGAGCAAAAGGCGCTGGCCGATAGCCAGCAAATTTTTCTCGACAATCAGCGCCGCTACCAAGAGCTGAACCAGCAAATCGCGACGGCCGAGAATGCGCGTGACGATCTGTTGAACAAGAAGCGCGGCACGGAGCAGCAGCTCAACGACGCACGGCGACCGGTCCAGGCCGAATTCGATCGTTTGATGGAGCATCACCGCTGGCGGATTGCCGCGGCGAAGCTGGCTGTGATCTTACCGCTGTTGGTCATTGCGCTGTGGTTGTTCTTCCGCTGGCGGTCTAGTGCCTATGCCCCTTTGAGCTACGCGTTCGGCTCGGCAGTCGTCCTGCAACTGGGCATCGTGATGAACGATTATTTTCCCAAGCGCTATTTTAAGTACATCCTGATCGGCGCTGCGCTGGTCGTGGTGCTGCGAGCACTGGTCTATTTGCTGCGATTAGTCGCACACCCCAAGGGGGATTGGCTGGTCGGACAGTACCGCGAGGCCTACGAACGATTTCTCTGCCCGGTTTGCGAGTATCCGATTCGTCGCGGGCCGCTGAAGTATTTATTCTGGACGCGGCGGACAGCCAAGAAGCTGCCGCAACAGGTGACGACCTCGGGCGCGGAAGAGCCGTACACCTGTCCGATGTGCGCCACACGACTGTTTGCCGAGTGCCCTGCCTGCCATGGCCAGCGGCACACCCTGCTGCCCGCCTGCGAACACTGTGGTGCAACGCGAACGTTCGACGAAATTGCGAGTGACGTGCCTGCGCCACTACGGTCGTAAATCGCGATCCGCACTACGAGTCACCATTTGGCGGGCGCGTTCAACGCTGGCGAGAGCCGTTTGAGAAATTCTTCGCGCGGAATGGTGCTGGCGCCAAAACGCTGGGTATGTGGCGTCAGTTGTTGTATGTCGAGCAGTTGAAAGCCGCGCTCGCGAAGATGTTCAATCAGCGCCACGAGTGCCACCTTCGACGCATCGGGCACGCGGTAGAACATCGATTCGGCTGCAAAGTAGCCGGCCAGTGCCAGACCGTAGACGCCACCGGCCAATTGGCCATCGTGCCAGGCTTCGACGCTGTGGGCGTGCCCCAATTCGTGCAGGCGGATGTAGCCATCCTGCATGGCCGGAGTGAGCCAGGTACCGTCGACCCGTTTTTGTGCCGTGGCACATCCGGTAATCACGCCGCGGAAGTCTTGGTCGATCTTCACTTCGAAACGGCCGCTACGGAATGTGCGCAATAAGCGCCGCGACGGGCAAAAGTTGGTGAATTCAATCACGGCGCGAGGATCGGGGGACCACCAGGCGAGCAATCCGTCGGAAAGTGGCCACGGAAAGATGCCGTGCTGATACGCGTCGAGCAACCAGTCAGTCGATAGCTCGCCGCCGATGCCGACCAGGCCTGCGGCATCCGCGCTCGCGGCCGGCGGAAAGTAGCGCGGCGCGACCGAGGCAGCCGTGCGATGAAAGCCTGCGACCATGTGCCACTACACGGTCTGGAGTGATGATGATTTTCCTGTCTTCACTCTAGCAGGGCACGCGCGGTGCAACAAGCAATTCGTATGCTCGCCCGCTCGTTCACTATTCCGACGATGTGCAACAACTATAATCACGAGGGCAGCCGATTGATTCGCGACCACTCTTAGAGAGCCGTGCTGCGATGCAGGAATACGACTTCACACGCCCTCCACCTCCGCCGTTGTCACCCTATCGGTCGACGCGGCGACCGCTGGCGCTGTTCTACTTGCTGGCGATGCTGGTGATCGTGGCCGCGCTACCGTACCTGGTCGAGCACGTCCAATACGCCTCGACGCGCGGCAAGCTGCGGGCTCGCGCTGATACGGCGAGCGAAGAGTTGGCAAAGCTCAAGGACAAAGCCGGATTGGTGTCGCTCGTCGACACGTCGCGCGTCTTCAACCTAGTGGCGAAAAAAATCGAGCCCTGTGTCGTACACATCGACGTCGAGCAACTACCCGGCAGCAATCCCGACGAGATCGTGTTTCGCATGCCGGGCGGCCGGCAAGTGATGCAAGGGCAAGGCTCGGGCTTTATCGCAGACGCGGCAGGCCACATCGTCACGAATCGACACGTTGTCGAAAATGCAACCGCGATTCGCGTCCGACTGGCCGATGGTCGCACGATCGAGTCCGTGTCGCTAGTGGGGGACGACGAGTTAACTGATCTAGCAGTTTTGAAAATCGATGCCCCGGATCTATCGGTCGCCACCTGGGGCAATAGCGACGAACTGGACGTAGGAGATTGGGTGCTGGCCGTCGGCAATCCTTACGGCCTGGACCGAACCGTAACCTGTGGCATCGTCAGCGCGACGCAGCGACGCAAGATCGCCCAAACAAGCAGCTACCAGGATTTTCTGCAGACCGACGCCGCGGTGAATCCGGGCAACAGCGGCGGACCGCTGGTGAATATGTTCGGCGACGTGGTCGGCGTAACGACCGCCATCGTCGGGCGATCGTACCAGGGAATCAGCTTCGCGATTCCGAGCGAGATCGCCCGCCGCAGCTTCGAGCAAATCATCAAGAACGGCCGCGTCGAGCGCGGATATCTGGGGGTTGGCTTTCAAGAGCTGACTCCCCAGTTGATCAAGCGTCTCGGCTTGGCCACGGACCACGGGGCGCTGGTGAACCGCATCGAGCAAGGTTCGCCGGCCGACTCGGCGGGCATCCAGGAGGGGGACGTCATCCTGGAATGGAATGGTCGCGAGGTCGTCGATCCCACCGATTTAGCGCTGGCTGTGGCGGGCACTGAGATCGGCTCGAAAGCGACGTTGGTCGTTTGGCGAAATGGCGAACGACAAACGATCGAAGTCACGGTGGGACGCCGGAGGCATGGCAAATGATCATTATCGTCATTCGTGCGCTGGCGAAAATCTGTACCGCGGTCGTTACGCAACGCTCGGCCGGCAATGCAGTCGCGTCGCTTGATAGCATGCCACGAATCGCCGCTGTTTTGCCCGCGAGACGGGCGAAGCAAGCGGTATTTGGCAAGCGATTTTTTCGGCTTGAATCGTGCGCATGCCAGCACTTCAGTCTTAGCTTGACCCCTATTTTTGACAGGGCTATAATCCGCCCGCTTTTGACCCAAGCAGAGTGAGTTCGATCTTTTTTCGACGACAGCTCTTGACCCACACGTAGCTGTCGTTTTCGTGTTTTGCAGCTTGTTGCGTCCCGCGCTTCTTGACCTCGAGCGTTAGGCGACAGCCGTCAGGCTTTGTCGCTCTGAGCGCACGCGCGTAACGGATTGTCATTCCTGTTTGCCGCGGAGTTGCCGGTGTCTTCCGGATCCTCGTTCGAGACCAAGGAGCAGATCAAGCGGGCGATTAATATCGTCGACTTGCTGGGCGATTATCTGCAACTGCGTCGCGAAGGGCGCGGCTACAAGGCGCTCTGCCCCTGGCATGATGATTCGCGCCCCAGCCTGCAGGTGAATCCCGAGCGGCAGTCGTGGAAGTGTTGGGTGTGCGATATCGGCGGTGACATCTTCAGCTTCATCATGAAGCAAGAAGGGATCACTTTCCCCGAGGCATTGGCCCTGCTGGCCGAACGCGCCGGGATCCCCTTGGTGCGCACCCCCGGCGCAGCCCGGGCGATGGACGACAAGAAACTGCTCCACCAGGCGATGGCCTGGGCCGAAGAGCAATATCATCAATATCTGCTGCAAGCACCGGGCGCCGCTCCGGCGAGAAAATACCTAGCCGAGCGTGGGCTATCGGACGAGAGCGTGCGGCAGTTCCATCTCGGCTTTGCCCCCTATGAATGGGAATGGATCGTCTCTGAAGCCCGCGGCACCCGATTCACGCCGCAGATCCTGGAAACGGTCGACCTGATTCGCAAGCGTGCCAATGGCCCGGGGAGCTACGACACGTTCCGCGGCCGGGTGCTGTTCTCGATACGCGACACCCAGGGGCGTCCTGTCGGCTTCGGCGGCCGGGTGATTCCGGTAGCAGGGGAAGCGACCCCCGCGGCCAAGTATCTGAACTCGCGCGAGACGCCGCTGTTCTCTAAGAGCAGCCTGCTCTACGGCCTGGACTTTGCCCGCGACGCGATCGTGAAGCAAAAGACGGCCATCGTGACCGAGGGGTACACCGATTGCCTGATGGCCCAGCAGTTTGGCATTACGAACGCCGTAGCGGCCCTGGGAACGGCCTTCGGCGAGCGGCACATGCAATTGCTGCGTCGCTATGCGGACCGCATTGTGCTCGTCCTCGACGGTGACAAGGCTGGACGCGATCGAACCAACCAATTGCTCGAGCTTTTCATCGCCGAGCCGATCGACCTGCGCGTGCTGACGCTGCCGGACAATCTCGACCCGTGCGATTTCCTGCTGGCACGTGGCCGTGAAGAATTCGAGTCCCTGTTGGACGGGGCGGCGGATGCCCTGGAGCACCGGTTCCGAACCGCTACCGGGGGGCTAACTGCCGAGAGTGGCGTTCACGATGCCAATCGCGCTTTGGAAGAAGTTCTGGCGACCTTGGCCAAGGCGCCACGACTGGCCGCAGCGGCGGCCGGCGCCGCGCGTCTGAAAGAGGAACAGATTCTCAATCGGCTGGCCACGAAGTTC contains:
- the dnaG gene encoding DNA primase, with product MSSGSSFETKEQIKRAINIVDLLGDYLQLRREGRGYKALCPWHDDSRPSLQVNPERQSWKCWVCDIGGDIFSFIMKQEGITFPEALALLAERAGIPLVRTPGAARAMDDKKLLHQAMAWAEEQYHQYLLQAPGAAPARKYLAERGLSDESVRQFHLGFAPYEWEWIVSEARGTRFTPQILETVDLIRKRANGPGSYDTFRGRVLFSIRDTQGRPVGFGGRVIPVAGEATPAAKYLNSRETPLFSKSSLLYGLDFARDAIVKQKTAIVTEGYTDCLMAQQFGITNAVAALGTAFGERHMQLLRRYADRIVLVLDGDKAGRDRTNQLLELFIAEPIDLRVLTLPDNLDPCDFLLARGREEFESLLDGAADALEHRFRTATGGLTAESGVHDANRALEEVLATLAKAPRLAAAAAGAARLKEEQILNRLATKFGLSEERVRARLTSLRQTTRPREQSSVNSAAAAPLPALDPWERELLELAIVAPELVARMREEISAEQLTSPSARAILTCSYEWDGASPSLFDHLLVEFDEPELKSLLVDLDERGRAKGGTEATAKFEQLLATHRNRATQVEQRRGMSALAAKRVDENAEMEILRQIFERERSRQGISVPTDG
- the aat gene encoding leucyl/phenylalanyl-tRNA--protein transferase, which codes for MVAGFHRTAASVAPRYFPPAASADAAGLVGIGGELSTDWLLDAYQHGIFPWPLSDGLLAWWSPDPRAVIEFTNFCPSRRLLRTFRSGRFEVKIDQDFRGVITGCATAQKRVDGTWLTPAMQDGYIRLHELGHAHSVEAWHDGQLAGGVYGLALAGYFAAESMFYRVPDASKVALVALIEHLRERGFQLLDIQQLTPHTQRFGASTIPREEFLKRLSPALNAPAKW
- a CDS encoding trypsin-like peptidase domain-containing protein, with amino-acid sequence MQEYDFTRPPPPPLSPYRSTRRPLALFYLLAMLVIVAALPYLVEHVQYASTRGKLRARADTASEELAKLKDKAGLVSLVDTSRVFNLVAKKIEPCVVHIDVEQLPGSNPDEIVFRMPGGRQVMQGQGSGFIADAAGHIVTNRHVVENATAIRVRLADGRTIESVSLVGDDELTDLAVLKIDAPDLSVATWGNSDELDVGDWVLAVGNPYGLDRTVTCGIVSATQRRKIAQTSSYQDFLQTDAAVNPGNSGGPLVNMFGDVVGVTTAIVGRSYQGISFAIPSEIARRSFEQIIKNGRVERGYLGVGFQELTPQLIKRLGLATDHGALVNRIEQGSPADSAGIQEGDVILEWNGREVVDPTDLALAVAGTEIGSKATLVVWRNGERQTIEVTVGRRRHGK